The proteins below come from a single Ictalurus punctatus breed USDA103 chromosome 24, Coco_2.0, whole genome shotgun sequence genomic window:
- the nprl3 gene encoding GATOR complex protein NPRL3 isoform X2 has translation MYKQSSLDLDHNPTPKPPDTTFQKNGEKNSPISVILVSSGSRGNKLLFRYPFVKVSENTSSTATKQRSPYALRTTSDATEDQDGDSREQTPLTDEQLVAGFSDIILATILATKSDMCGKKFELKIDNVRFVGHPTLLQPPHTIQVSKTDPSPKREMPTMILFSVVFALRANADPSVISCIHNLSRRIAIALQHEERRCQYLTREAKLMLAVQDELTTMTETDGILQSPFRHILPKCKLARDLKEAYDSLCTNGVVRLHINNWLEVSFCLPHKIHRVGGNHIPPDALERSLKAIRPYHALLLLDSEKALLDQLPLDCSPALLRLIKICSAMKNLQQLAQDADLALLQVFQIAAQLVYWGKAIIVYPLCENNVYMLSPHANIFLYSPLAKQFSQQFPGYDLPSMLAKFSLPVSLSEFRNPLDASVREAQLIQMVVWMLQRRLLIQLHTYACLLVPPSEEQPYPLEDEARTVNRVAGRSISTPTTLSFGSPTSSDDMTLTSPSMDNSSAELLPGGDSPLNKRMTETLLASLTEHERHAILSVPAAQNPDDLRMFARLLHYFRGHHHLEEIMYNENMRRSQLKTLFDKFRSVLVVTNHEDPIISLFQTPPE, from the exons ATGTATAAACAGTCTTCGCTAGATTTAGATCACAATCCAACACCCAAGCCCCCAGACACCACCTTTCAgaagaatggagaaaaaaacagtcCTATAAGCGTAATTCTGGTTAGTTCAGGAAGCCGTGGAAACAAATTGCTCTTTCGATACCCATTTGTGAAGGTGTCTGAAAACACATCATCAACCGCAA CGAAACAGCGAAGTCCATATGCTCTGAGGACTACCAGCGATGCCACTGAGGACCAAGATGGAGATTCACG AGAGCAAACTCCATTAACTGATGAACAGTTGGTAGCAGG TTTCTCCGATATCATTCTTGCGACCATCTTGGCCACCAAGTCAGATATGTGCGGCAAAAAGTTTGAACTGAAGATTGATAATGTTCGCTTTGTGGGACATCCTACTCTCCTGCAGCCACCACACACCATTCAG gtttCCAAAACAGATCCTTCACCAAAAAGAGAAATGCCGACCATGATCTTGTTTAGTGTTGTGTTTGCATTAAGG GCTAATGCAGACCCATCGGTGATCAGTTGCATACACAACCTGTCGAGGCGCATTGCCATTGCCCTGCAGCATGAGGAGCGACGCTGCCAGTACCTCACCAGGGAGGCCAAACTCATGCTGGCTGTGCAAGATGAGCTCACCACCATGACTGAGA cggATGGCATTCTGCAGTCTCCCTTTCGACACATTCTTCCCAAGTGTAAACTGGCAAGAGACCTAAAGGAAGCCTATGACAG CCTCTGTACAAATGGGGTGGTGCGACTTCACATCAACAACTGGCTGGAGGTCAGCTTCTGTCTGCCCCACAAGATCCATCGTGTTGGAGGGAACCACATTCCCCCAGATGCCTTGGAACGCAGCCTTAAGGCCATTCG gCCGTATCATGCCCTGCTGCTGCTGGACAGTGAGAAAGCCCTGCTGGATCAACTCCCACTCGATTGTTCTCCTGCTCTGTTGCGTCTCATAAAGATCTGTTCAGCTATGAAGAACCTGCAGCAGCTGGCACAAGATGCTGACCTGGCTCTCCTGCAG GTCTTTCAGATAGCTGCTCAGTTGGTATACTGGGGTAAAGCCATCATCGTGTATCCACTCTGCGAGAACAACGTATACATGCTGTCTCCACACGCCAACATATTTCT GTACTCTCCACTGGCAAAGCAGTTTTCCCAGCAGTTTCCTGGTTATGACCTGCCGTCCATGCTAGCCAAGTTCTCTCTACCTGTATCTCTGTCTGAGTTCAGGAACCCACTGGACGCCTCTGTACGTGAG GCACAGTTGATCCAGATGGTGGTGTGGATGTTGCAGAGGCGGCTGCTGATCCAGCTTCACACCTATGCGTGCCTGCTTGTGCCACCCAGTGAGGAACAACCATACCCACTGGAGGACGAGGCGCGGACGGTGAACCGTGTGGCTGGACGCAGCATCAGCACTCCTACCACCCTCAGTTTCGGCTCCCCAA CCAGCAGCGATGACATGACACTGACAAGCCCTAGCATGGACAACTCCAGTGCGGAGCTGCTGCCAGGGGGAGACTCTCCACTCAATAAGAGAATGACTGAGACCTTATTGGCTAGTCTGACCGAACACGAGCGCCATGCCATCCTTAGTGTGCCTGCTGCACAAAATCCTGATGACCTACGCATGTTTGCTAG GTTGCTGCACTACTTTAGAGGGCATCACCACCTGGAGGAGATCATGTACAATGAGAACATGCGTCGCTCCCAGCTAAAGACTCTCTTTGACAAGTTCCGCAGCGTTTTAGTGGTTACCAACCACGAGGACCCCATCATCTCGCTGTTCCAAACACCACCTGAGTAG
- the nprl3 gene encoding GATOR complex protein NPRL3 isoform X4, translated as MYKQSSLDLDHNPTPKPPDTTFQKNGEKNSPISVILVSSGSRGNKLLFRYPFVKVSENTSSTATKQRSPYALRTTSDATEDQDGDSRFSDIILATILATKSDMCGKKFELKIDNVRFVGHPTLLQPPHTIQVSKTDPSPKREMPTMILFSVVFALRANADPSVISCIHNLSRRIAIALQHEERRCQYLTREAKLMLAVQDELTTMTETDGILQSPFRHILPKCKLARDLKEAYDSLCTNGVVRLHINNWLEVSFCLPHKIHRVGGNHIPPDALERSLKAIRPYHALLLLDSEKALLDQLPLDCSPALLRLIKICSAMKNLQQLAQDADLALLQVFQIAAQLVYWGKAIIVYPLCENNVYMLSPHANIFLYSPLAKQFSQQFPGYDLPSMLAKFSLPVSLSEFRNPLDASVREAQLIQMVVWMLQRRLLIQLHTYACLLVPPSEEQPYPLEDEARTVNRVAGRSISTPTTLSFGSPTSSDDMTLTSPSMDNSSAELLPGGDSPLNKRMTETLLASLTEHERHAILSVPAAQNPDDLRMFARLLHYFRGHHHLEEIMYNENMRRSQLKTLFDKFRSVLVVTNHEDPIISLFQTPPE; from the exons ATGTATAAACAGTCTTCGCTAGATTTAGATCACAATCCAACACCCAAGCCCCCAGACACCACCTTTCAgaagaatggagaaaaaaacagtcCTATAAGCGTAATTCTGGTTAGTTCAGGAAGCCGTGGAAACAAATTGCTCTTTCGATACCCATTTGTGAAGGTGTCTGAAAACACATCATCAACCGCAA CGAAACAGCGAAGTCCATATGCTCTGAGGACTACCAGCGATGCCACTGAGGACCAAGATGGAGATTCACG TTTCTCCGATATCATTCTTGCGACCATCTTGGCCACCAAGTCAGATATGTGCGGCAAAAAGTTTGAACTGAAGATTGATAATGTTCGCTTTGTGGGACATCCTACTCTCCTGCAGCCACCACACACCATTCAG gtttCCAAAACAGATCCTTCACCAAAAAGAGAAATGCCGACCATGATCTTGTTTAGTGTTGTGTTTGCATTAAGG GCTAATGCAGACCCATCGGTGATCAGTTGCATACACAACCTGTCGAGGCGCATTGCCATTGCCCTGCAGCATGAGGAGCGACGCTGCCAGTACCTCACCAGGGAGGCCAAACTCATGCTGGCTGTGCAAGATGAGCTCACCACCATGACTGAGA cggATGGCATTCTGCAGTCTCCCTTTCGACACATTCTTCCCAAGTGTAAACTGGCAAGAGACCTAAAGGAAGCCTATGACAG CCTCTGTACAAATGGGGTGGTGCGACTTCACATCAACAACTGGCTGGAGGTCAGCTTCTGTCTGCCCCACAAGATCCATCGTGTTGGAGGGAACCACATTCCCCCAGATGCCTTGGAACGCAGCCTTAAGGCCATTCG gCCGTATCATGCCCTGCTGCTGCTGGACAGTGAGAAAGCCCTGCTGGATCAACTCCCACTCGATTGTTCTCCTGCTCTGTTGCGTCTCATAAAGATCTGTTCAGCTATGAAGAACCTGCAGCAGCTGGCACAAGATGCTGACCTGGCTCTCCTGCAG GTCTTTCAGATAGCTGCTCAGTTGGTATACTGGGGTAAAGCCATCATCGTGTATCCACTCTGCGAGAACAACGTATACATGCTGTCTCCACACGCCAACATATTTCT GTACTCTCCACTGGCAAAGCAGTTTTCCCAGCAGTTTCCTGGTTATGACCTGCCGTCCATGCTAGCCAAGTTCTCTCTACCTGTATCTCTGTCTGAGTTCAGGAACCCACTGGACGCCTCTGTACGTGAG GCACAGTTGATCCAGATGGTGGTGTGGATGTTGCAGAGGCGGCTGCTGATCCAGCTTCACACCTATGCGTGCCTGCTTGTGCCACCCAGTGAGGAACAACCATACCCACTGGAGGACGAGGCGCGGACGGTGAACCGTGTGGCTGGACGCAGCATCAGCACTCCTACCACCCTCAGTTTCGGCTCCCCAA CCAGCAGCGATGACATGACACTGACAAGCCCTAGCATGGACAACTCCAGTGCGGAGCTGCTGCCAGGGGGAGACTCTCCACTCAATAAGAGAATGACTGAGACCTTATTGGCTAGTCTGACCGAACACGAGCGCCATGCCATCCTTAGTGTGCCTGCTGCACAAAATCCTGATGACCTACGCATGTTTGCTAG GTTGCTGCACTACTTTAGAGGGCATCACCACCTGGAGGAGATCATGTACAATGAGAACATGCGTCGCTCCCAGCTAAAGACTCTCTTTGACAAGTTCCGCAGCGTTTTAGTGGTTACCAACCACGAGGACCCCATCATCTCGCTGTTCCAAACACCACCTGAGTAG
- the nprl3 gene encoding GATOR complex protein NPRL3 isoform X1: protein MYKQSSLDLDHNPTPKPPDTTFQKNGEKNSPISVILVSSGSRGNKLLFRYPFVKVSENTSSTATKQRSPYALRTTSDATEDQDGDSREQTPLTDEQLVAGFSDIILATILATKSDMCGKKFELKIDNVRFVGHPTLLQPPHTIQVSKTDPSPKREMPTMILFSVVFALRANADPSVISCIHNLSRRIAIALQHEERRCQYLTREAKLMLAVQDELTTMTESEAFQPDGILQSPFRHILPKCKLARDLKEAYDSLCTNGVVRLHINNWLEVSFCLPHKIHRVGGNHIPPDALERSLKAIRPYHALLLLDSEKALLDQLPLDCSPALLRLIKICSAMKNLQQLAQDADLALLQVFQIAAQLVYWGKAIIVYPLCENNVYMLSPHANIFLYSPLAKQFSQQFPGYDLPSMLAKFSLPVSLSEFRNPLDASVREAQLIQMVVWMLQRRLLIQLHTYACLLVPPSEEQPYPLEDEARTVNRVAGRSISTPTTLSFGSPTSSDDMTLTSPSMDNSSAELLPGGDSPLNKRMTETLLASLTEHERHAILSVPAAQNPDDLRMFARLLHYFRGHHHLEEIMYNENMRRSQLKTLFDKFRSVLVVTNHEDPIISLFQTPPE, encoded by the exons ATGTATAAACAGTCTTCGCTAGATTTAGATCACAATCCAACACCCAAGCCCCCAGACACCACCTTTCAgaagaatggagaaaaaaacagtcCTATAAGCGTAATTCTGGTTAGTTCAGGAAGCCGTGGAAACAAATTGCTCTTTCGATACCCATTTGTGAAGGTGTCTGAAAACACATCATCAACCGCAA CGAAACAGCGAAGTCCATATGCTCTGAGGACTACCAGCGATGCCACTGAGGACCAAGATGGAGATTCACG AGAGCAAACTCCATTAACTGATGAACAGTTGGTAGCAGG TTTCTCCGATATCATTCTTGCGACCATCTTGGCCACCAAGTCAGATATGTGCGGCAAAAAGTTTGAACTGAAGATTGATAATGTTCGCTTTGTGGGACATCCTACTCTCCTGCAGCCACCACACACCATTCAG gtttCCAAAACAGATCCTTCACCAAAAAGAGAAATGCCGACCATGATCTTGTTTAGTGTTGTGTTTGCATTAAGG GCTAATGCAGACCCATCGGTGATCAGTTGCATACACAACCTGTCGAGGCGCATTGCCATTGCCCTGCAGCATGAGGAGCGACGCTGCCAGTACCTCACCAGGGAGGCCAAACTCATGCTGGCTGTGCAAGATGAGCTCACCACCATGACTGAGAGTGAGGCCTTTCAGC cggATGGCATTCTGCAGTCTCCCTTTCGACACATTCTTCCCAAGTGTAAACTGGCAAGAGACCTAAAGGAAGCCTATGACAG CCTCTGTACAAATGGGGTGGTGCGACTTCACATCAACAACTGGCTGGAGGTCAGCTTCTGTCTGCCCCACAAGATCCATCGTGTTGGAGGGAACCACATTCCCCCAGATGCCTTGGAACGCAGCCTTAAGGCCATTCG gCCGTATCATGCCCTGCTGCTGCTGGACAGTGAGAAAGCCCTGCTGGATCAACTCCCACTCGATTGTTCTCCTGCTCTGTTGCGTCTCATAAAGATCTGTTCAGCTATGAAGAACCTGCAGCAGCTGGCACAAGATGCTGACCTGGCTCTCCTGCAG GTCTTTCAGATAGCTGCTCAGTTGGTATACTGGGGTAAAGCCATCATCGTGTATCCACTCTGCGAGAACAACGTATACATGCTGTCTCCACACGCCAACATATTTCT GTACTCTCCACTGGCAAAGCAGTTTTCCCAGCAGTTTCCTGGTTATGACCTGCCGTCCATGCTAGCCAAGTTCTCTCTACCTGTATCTCTGTCTGAGTTCAGGAACCCACTGGACGCCTCTGTACGTGAG GCACAGTTGATCCAGATGGTGGTGTGGATGTTGCAGAGGCGGCTGCTGATCCAGCTTCACACCTATGCGTGCCTGCTTGTGCCACCCAGTGAGGAACAACCATACCCACTGGAGGACGAGGCGCGGACGGTGAACCGTGTGGCTGGACGCAGCATCAGCACTCCTACCACCCTCAGTTTCGGCTCCCCAA CCAGCAGCGATGACATGACACTGACAAGCCCTAGCATGGACAACTCCAGTGCGGAGCTGCTGCCAGGGGGAGACTCTCCACTCAATAAGAGAATGACTGAGACCTTATTGGCTAGTCTGACCGAACACGAGCGCCATGCCATCCTTAGTGTGCCTGCTGCACAAAATCCTGATGACCTACGCATGTTTGCTAG GTTGCTGCACTACTTTAGAGGGCATCACCACCTGGAGGAGATCATGTACAATGAGAACATGCGTCGCTCCCAGCTAAAGACTCTCTTTGACAAGTTCCGCAGCGTTTTAGTGGTTACCAACCACGAGGACCCCATCATCTCGCTGTTCCAAACACCACCTGAGTAG
- the nprl3 gene encoding GATOR complex protein NPRL3 isoform X3 — MYKQSSLDLDHNPTPKPPDTTFQKNGEKNSPISVILVSSGSRGNKLLFRYPFVKVSENTSSTATKQRSPYALRTTSDATEDQDGDSRFSDIILATILATKSDMCGKKFELKIDNVRFVGHPTLLQPPHTIQVSKTDPSPKREMPTMILFSVVFALRANADPSVISCIHNLSRRIAIALQHEERRCQYLTREAKLMLAVQDELTTMTESEAFQPDGILQSPFRHILPKCKLARDLKEAYDSLCTNGVVRLHINNWLEVSFCLPHKIHRVGGNHIPPDALERSLKAIRPYHALLLLDSEKALLDQLPLDCSPALLRLIKICSAMKNLQQLAQDADLALLQVFQIAAQLVYWGKAIIVYPLCENNVYMLSPHANIFLYSPLAKQFSQQFPGYDLPSMLAKFSLPVSLSEFRNPLDASVREAQLIQMVVWMLQRRLLIQLHTYACLLVPPSEEQPYPLEDEARTVNRVAGRSISTPTTLSFGSPTSSDDMTLTSPSMDNSSAELLPGGDSPLNKRMTETLLASLTEHERHAILSVPAAQNPDDLRMFARLLHYFRGHHHLEEIMYNENMRRSQLKTLFDKFRSVLVVTNHEDPIISLFQTPPE; from the exons ATGTATAAACAGTCTTCGCTAGATTTAGATCACAATCCAACACCCAAGCCCCCAGACACCACCTTTCAgaagaatggagaaaaaaacagtcCTATAAGCGTAATTCTGGTTAGTTCAGGAAGCCGTGGAAACAAATTGCTCTTTCGATACCCATTTGTGAAGGTGTCTGAAAACACATCATCAACCGCAA CGAAACAGCGAAGTCCATATGCTCTGAGGACTACCAGCGATGCCACTGAGGACCAAGATGGAGATTCACG TTTCTCCGATATCATTCTTGCGACCATCTTGGCCACCAAGTCAGATATGTGCGGCAAAAAGTTTGAACTGAAGATTGATAATGTTCGCTTTGTGGGACATCCTACTCTCCTGCAGCCACCACACACCATTCAG gtttCCAAAACAGATCCTTCACCAAAAAGAGAAATGCCGACCATGATCTTGTTTAGTGTTGTGTTTGCATTAAGG GCTAATGCAGACCCATCGGTGATCAGTTGCATACACAACCTGTCGAGGCGCATTGCCATTGCCCTGCAGCATGAGGAGCGACGCTGCCAGTACCTCACCAGGGAGGCCAAACTCATGCTGGCTGTGCAAGATGAGCTCACCACCATGACTGAGAGTGAGGCCTTTCAGC cggATGGCATTCTGCAGTCTCCCTTTCGACACATTCTTCCCAAGTGTAAACTGGCAAGAGACCTAAAGGAAGCCTATGACAG CCTCTGTACAAATGGGGTGGTGCGACTTCACATCAACAACTGGCTGGAGGTCAGCTTCTGTCTGCCCCACAAGATCCATCGTGTTGGAGGGAACCACATTCCCCCAGATGCCTTGGAACGCAGCCTTAAGGCCATTCG gCCGTATCATGCCCTGCTGCTGCTGGACAGTGAGAAAGCCCTGCTGGATCAACTCCCACTCGATTGTTCTCCTGCTCTGTTGCGTCTCATAAAGATCTGTTCAGCTATGAAGAACCTGCAGCAGCTGGCACAAGATGCTGACCTGGCTCTCCTGCAG GTCTTTCAGATAGCTGCTCAGTTGGTATACTGGGGTAAAGCCATCATCGTGTATCCACTCTGCGAGAACAACGTATACATGCTGTCTCCACACGCCAACATATTTCT GTACTCTCCACTGGCAAAGCAGTTTTCCCAGCAGTTTCCTGGTTATGACCTGCCGTCCATGCTAGCCAAGTTCTCTCTACCTGTATCTCTGTCTGAGTTCAGGAACCCACTGGACGCCTCTGTACGTGAG GCACAGTTGATCCAGATGGTGGTGTGGATGTTGCAGAGGCGGCTGCTGATCCAGCTTCACACCTATGCGTGCCTGCTTGTGCCACCCAGTGAGGAACAACCATACCCACTGGAGGACGAGGCGCGGACGGTGAACCGTGTGGCTGGACGCAGCATCAGCACTCCTACCACCCTCAGTTTCGGCTCCCCAA CCAGCAGCGATGACATGACACTGACAAGCCCTAGCATGGACAACTCCAGTGCGGAGCTGCTGCCAGGGGGAGACTCTCCACTCAATAAGAGAATGACTGAGACCTTATTGGCTAGTCTGACCGAACACGAGCGCCATGCCATCCTTAGTGTGCCTGCTGCACAAAATCCTGATGACCTACGCATGTTTGCTAG GTTGCTGCACTACTTTAGAGGGCATCACCACCTGGAGGAGATCATGTACAATGAGAACATGCGTCGCTCCCAGCTAAAGACTCTCTTTGACAAGTTCCGCAGCGTTTTAGTGGTTACCAACCACGAGGACCCCATCATCTCGCTGTTCCAAACACCACCTGAGTAG
- the mpg gene encoding DNA-3-methyladenine glycosylase, giving the protein MSTLKRKLLSKTSVCAPVMKRLHQPGGGGGGSGRGEGMDEDPTCSQYFPSKADNGTRLRSAFFNQPCVDLAKALLGKVLVRRHSDGTELRGRVVETEAYLGGEDKASHSAGGKRTERNAAMFMKPGTIYVYPIYGIYLCMNISSQGEGAAVLLRSLEPLQGQDVMRRLRSSKRKEGAKTVKDRELCNGPSKLCQALDVQRSFDHRDLASDADVWLETDTEWDMPGARDLVSAPRIGIESHGEWAFKPLRFYLRGHPCVSVVDKVAESKQ; this is encoded by the exons ATGTCCACTCTAAAGAGGAAGTTATTGTCAAAGACCAGTGTTTGTGCACCAGTAATGAAGCGACTCCATCAGCCGGGTGGGGGTGGTGGAGGCAGCGGCAGAGGCGAGGGCATGGATGAAGACCCGACCTGCAGTCAGTACTTTCCCAGTAAAGCTGATAATGGGACCAGGCTGAGATCCGCCTTCTTTAACCAGCCATGTGTTGATTTAGCCAAGGCGCTTTTGGGTAAG GTGCTGGTGCGCAGGCATTCTGACGGCACGGAGCTGAGAGGCAGGGTGGTGGAGACGGAGGCCTACTTGGGCGGGGAAGACAAGGCATCGCACTCGGCTGGTGGCAAGCGCACAGAAAGAAACGCAGCCATGTTCATGAAGCCTGGCACCATCTACGTCTACCCCATTTATGGCATCTATCTTTGCATGAATATCTCCAGCCAGG ggGAAGGGGCAGCCGTGCTGTTACGTTCACTTGAGCCCCTTCAGGGTCAGGATGTCATGAGGAGGCTGCGGTCATCCAAACGTAAAGAGGGTGCCAAGACGGTGAAGGACAGAGAATTATGTAATGGCCCGTCTAAGCTGTGCCAGGCCCTGGATGTCCAGCGCAGCTTCGACCACAGGGACCTGGCCTCAGATGCCGATGTGTGGCTAGAGACGGACACAGAGTGGGACATGCCAGGAGCAAGAGACTTGGTTTCAGCCCCTCGGATTGGAATCGAGTCCCATGGAGAATGGGCCTTCAAACCTCTGCGATTTTACCTGCGAGGTCACCCTTGTGTTAGTGTGGTGGACAAAGTGGCTGAGAGCAAGCAGTAG
- the nprl3 gene encoding GATOR complex protein NPRL3 isoform X5 yields MCGKKFELKIDNVRFVGHPTLLQPPHTIQVSKTDPSPKREMPTMILFSVVFALRANADPSVISCIHNLSRRIAIALQHEERRCQYLTREAKLMLAVQDELTTMTESEAFQPDGILQSPFRHILPKCKLARDLKEAYDSLCTNGVVRLHINNWLEVSFCLPHKIHRVGGNHIPPDALERSLKAIRPYHALLLLDSEKALLDQLPLDCSPALLRLIKICSAMKNLQQLAQDADLALLQVFQIAAQLVYWGKAIIVYPLCENNVYMLSPHANIFLYSPLAKQFSQQFPGYDLPSMLAKFSLPVSLSEFRNPLDASVREAQLIQMVVWMLQRRLLIQLHTYACLLVPPSEEQPYPLEDEARTVNRVAGRSISTPTTLSFGSPTSSDDMTLTSPSMDNSSAELLPGGDSPLNKRMTETLLASLTEHERHAILSVPAAQNPDDLRMFARLLHYFRGHHHLEEIMYNENMRRSQLKTLFDKFRSVLVVTNHEDPIISLFQTPPE; encoded by the exons ATGTGCGGCAAAAAGTTTGAACTGAAGATTGATAATGTTCGCTTTGTGGGACATCCTACTCTCCTGCAGCCACCACACACCATTCAG gtttCCAAAACAGATCCTTCACCAAAAAGAGAAATGCCGACCATGATCTTGTTTAGTGTTGTGTTTGCATTAAGG GCTAATGCAGACCCATCGGTGATCAGTTGCATACACAACCTGTCGAGGCGCATTGCCATTGCCCTGCAGCATGAGGAGCGACGCTGCCAGTACCTCACCAGGGAGGCCAAACTCATGCTGGCTGTGCAAGATGAGCTCACCACCATGACTGAGAGTGAGGCCTTTCAGC cggATGGCATTCTGCAGTCTCCCTTTCGACACATTCTTCCCAAGTGTAAACTGGCAAGAGACCTAAAGGAAGCCTATGACAG CCTCTGTACAAATGGGGTGGTGCGACTTCACATCAACAACTGGCTGGAGGTCAGCTTCTGTCTGCCCCACAAGATCCATCGTGTTGGAGGGAACCACATTCCCCCAGATGCCTTGGAACGCAGCCTTAAGGCCATTCG gCCGTATCATGCCCTGCTGCTGCTGGACAGTGAGAAAGCCCTGCTGGATCAACTCCCACTCGATTGTTCTCCTGCTCTGTTGCGTCTCATAAAGATCTGTTCAGCTATGAAGAACCTGCAGCAGCTGGCACAAGATGCTGACCTGGCTCTCCTGCAG GTCTTTCAGATAGCTGCTCAGTTGGTATACTGGGGTAAAGCCATCATCGTGTATCCACTCTGCGAGAACAACGTATACATGCTGTCTCCACACGCCAACATATTTCT GTACTCTCCACTGGCAAAGCAGTTTTCCCAGCAGTTTCCTGGTTATGACCTGCCGTCCATGCTAGCCAAGTTCTCTCTACCTGTATCTCTGTCTGAGTTCAGGAACCCACTGGACGCCTCTGTACGTGAG GCACAGTTGATCCAGATGGTGGTGTGGATGTTGCAGAGGCGGCTGCTGATCCAGCTTCACACCTATGCGTGCCTGCTTGTGCCACCCAGTGAGGAACAACCATACCCACTGGAGGACGAGGCGCGGACGGTGAACCGTGTGGCTGGACGCAGCATCAGCACTCCTACCACCCTCAGTTTCGGCTCCCCAA CCAGCAGCGATGACATGACACTGACAAGCCCTAGCATGGACAACTCCAGTGCGGAGCTGCTGCCAGGGGGAGACTCTCCACTCAATAAGAGAATGACTGAGACCTTATTGGCTAGTCTGACCGAACACGAGCGCCATGCCATCCTTAGTGTGCCTGCTGCACAAAATCCTGATGACCTACGCATGTTTGCTAG GTTGCTGCACTACTTTAGAGGGCATCACCACCTGGAGGAGATCATGTACAATGAGAACATGCGTCGCTCCCAGCTAAAGACTCTCTTTGACAAGTTCCGCAGCGTTTTAGTGGTTACCAACCACGAGGACCCCATCATCTCGCTGTTCCAAACACCACCTGAGTAG